The Bacillus sp. Bos-x628 genome segment GACCTCCTTTTCCCAAAGCCAACATTTTTAGCTTAATGAAAGGATATGTCGCATGCGAACATTTGGAACAGGTCAATTGATTTATTTTTTTACAAATGGGATTCCTTCTAATTCAAGCAGGACGGCTTTCATATCCGTTTTACTTCCTGCATAGCCAGTCAGTGATCGGTCTTTCCCAATGACACGATGACACGGGATGAAAATTGGCAGTGCATTTCGCCGATTGGCTTGTCCAATCGCTCTTACTGCCTTTGGATTCCCGATTGCTTCCGCAATATCAGCATAGCTCTTTGATTCACCGTACGGAATCGTCGAGAGTGCTTCCCATACTTGCTTTTGAAATGGTGACCCTTCTTGTTTGAGCGGAAGAGTAAAGACTTTTCGCTCTCTGTTAAAATACTCATCAAGCTGTCTTTTCGCTTCTATTAATACGGGTGTCTCTTCTTTTATTATTTCTGATGTTCGTTGTTTTGCTAAAAACGGCTCGTCATCAAACAATACTTCTATGATGACACGATCTTTCTCTAGTATGTATACTTCACCAATCGGTGCGTTGAAGACTGTATAATTCACATTAATGCGCTCCTTCTTGTCGCTTTTGTCTAAGCGGTAAAGTGAGATGGAACACAGTCCCCACTCCTTCCTCGCTCTCCACCTCAATGGTTCCTTGATGTTCTTCAATGATTTTGTAGCTAACCATCAAACCTAGCCCAGTCCCTCTCTCTTTCGTTGTATAAAATGGTTCTCCAAGCCGCTTCAGCTTATCCTCTGCCATTCCACATCCCTCATCTCTAAATGAAATGACAATATGATCCTCACCTTTTCGTTTAATGCTGACGTACACATTCCCTTTCTGCGGCATCACTTCAATCGCATTTTTTAAAATATTAATGAAAACTTGTTTTAATTGATTTTGTTCACAGTAGATAAGCGGGATTTCACCCAAGACGTTCAAGTGCATTTGGACATTGCCGAGATTGGCTTGTGCGTGAAGCAGATCCATCGTGTCTTTTATAATTTGCACCACATTTTTTTCTTCATAAACAATTGCCTGCGGCTTCGCCAAAATTAAGAATTCAGTAATAATCGATTCAATTCTTTTTAGCTCTGAGGTAATGACATTGAAGTAGAGTGAATATTCCCCTTCTATGTTTCCTTTTAATAGCTGAATGAATCCTTTTAATGCTGTCATTGGGTTTCTAATTTCATGTGCAATTCCGGCTGCAAGCTCTCCGACTACATGAAGTGTATCCGATTTTCTGACTCGTTCTTCTAATTCCTTTCGTTCCGTCACATCTCTAAAAATGGCAAGATTCATATTATGAATAATGTTGCGTTTAAATGAAAACTCTAGTATGCGCTGATCAGCGTGGTTCAGCACAAATGGAACTTCATTATCTATTTCATCTAATGATATAGCCTGTGCTGGCTGTGCCAAATTTTCAATTTGATAAGGTGCAAGAATATGGAGAAGATTCATTTCAGTTAATTGGCCATCTATCAGTCCGAGTAACTCACTAGCAGAGGGATTGACATCAATAATGCGATATTGATTGTCAAAAAGAACAATCCCATCCATTGAACCATTAAACACTTTACGGAATTTCAGCTCGCTTTCACGCAATTCCTGCTCCATTCGCTTTCTATCACTGACATTACGTAAAATTGTTAAATGCTGCCCTTCTAATACCGCATGCTTCGATGTAAATTCAAGCTCCTTAAATTGACCATTCGCCATTCTAAATAGAAGTTCTTCCCGTATTTCATGATTTCTCATATATCGTCTTCTTGTAGGTCTGTACCTCTTATCAGATTTCACCAGGAAATCGGTTAGTTTCTGACCAATCAGCATATGCATAGGTAATTCAAAAATACGACAGGCTGATTCATTGGCTCTCACAATCTCGCCATCGTCCGCCCATATGATAATGGCATCCATCGCATTTTCGAAAATTTCTCTAAAACGTTCTTCGCTTTTTAATAGCTTTTCTTCCATTAATCTTTTTTCTGTAATATCTCGCATGATGGACATATAAAAACCGCTCATAACATTTGAAGTAATGGTCAGTTCAAATATTTTTTGCTTACCGGATTGAAGTGTAACAGGGAGCTCTCCCTTTGCTTTGCCCGTTTCCTTCAATGACATGAATAAGTGCTGTAAAGCCGATTGATTTTGTTTTTCTACAAAATCATTTAAATAACGGTCTGTTAAATCTGTCTTTTTGAGCTCAAAGCTCTGACAAAAAGAGTGGTTTGCATCAATCATGCAACCATCTTGATCAAATATGACCATACCATCAATTGCTCGATCAAACAAATCCTTAAACAGTTGCTCATTCATGGAGCGTTCGCGCTCTAAGATTTTCTTTGAAGAAACATCTCGCATGACGACGATATATTGGTGATTCAATTCATCATGTTCTGCAAAAAATTCAATGTATTTCGTCTCTCCATTTTCTAGCTGGATTGAGATTTCTTTTTTTAATGTGCCTTTTCGAAAAAAAGTCTCTAATGAACATTCAATTCTATTTTCAGGGATGCCATATAGGAAATCAAGAACGGATTTATTGAGGAGGTCTTCTTTCGGTGTCTGTACAAGCCTGCACGTTGCTTCATTGGCTTGGATGATGTTGAGCTGCTGATCGAATATAAAGATGGCATCTAACGCCTTATTTAACAGCATTTCCTGCTGCGTCAGCTCATTTCGCAAATACTCATTTTCTTTTTGTAATTTTCTGATATCTCCTGCAGTCATGAATTGATTGTCATCGAGCGTTTCAGTCATTCTCTTACACTCCTTTTCCAGCCTGATTCCTCTACGAGTATTTCTACAATCTTTTCATTGTTCCTTCATTCGACTCATAAAAAAGAAAACTTTTTGAACGAAGAGCCTCAATTTATTTCATTTGAATGACACGATTATAGAATGGTTCTCTATTCTTACTCTTCTTTTACAACCATTCTACAATTTCAAATCAAATGGTGAAATGAGCAAAACTGTCTTTTAGAATGGGGCGAATGAGGGAACAGTGCTCATAGAAAAATAAAGTGGGAAAGGTGATGTTATGGCAGCTTCTCGAGATCGTTATTTTGATAATGCAAAATTTCTTCTCATTATTTTAGTCGTTTTTGGTCATTTGTTACGGTCATTCATCCATGATCATGATTGGATGCTCTATTTATACAAGTTTATCTATACATTTCATATGCCTGCATTTATTTTGATATCTGGTTACTTTGCGAAAGGATTTAGAAAACCTGGTTTTATAAAAAAGGTCGCACTTAAGCTGATCATCCCATATTTTATTTTCCAGGTGATTTATTCTTTGTACGATTATTTACTCCAGGATCAAAGCATGTCGAGCTTAAACCCGATGGAGCCGCACTGGTCTTTATGGTTTTTAATTAGTTTATTCTTTTGGAATTTACTACTCATTCCTTTTTCCAAGTTGCAATTCTACTGGGCGATGATCGTCAGTTTATTGACTGCATTACTTGTCGGGTATATTGACAGCATTAGTAACACGCTCAGCTTATCCCGTACGTTTGTTTTTCTACCGATGTTTTTAGCTGGTTTTTATTTAAAGAAGCAACACTTTGAGTTCATCCGGACGAGTACTGGTAAAATAACGGCACTTCTTGTGCTACTTGGTGTCTTTCTGTTTTGTTTCTTTTACGAATTCGATTATTCTTTCTTATTCGGGTCACAGTCGTATTCTTCACTCGGGGATGAAGGTGTGATTGCCGCAATCAAACGAATGGCATGGTACATGCTTGCATTTGCAGCGACATTTAGCTTTTTTGCTTTAGTCCCGACTCGCCATTTCTTCTTTACAAAATGGGGTACGAGAACTTTATATGTGTATTTATTGCATGGATTTGTCATTAAGCTTTTAAGAACGACATGGTTTGATGATTGGGCATTTAATGCGGCAAGTGTACTCATTCTATTACTGCTAACCATATTATTGACCGTCACCCTTTCTAGTACATTTGTCAAAACCGTCTCTCAACCAATAATCGAACTCAAAATGACAAATATCATAAGAACCATTACAGAAAGGCAAAGCAGCTATATCAAATAAAAAAACGATCCGTTAAAGATCGTTTCAGCGTGTAGACAAACCCTTGCATTCGTATTCAGATCTGCGGCTGGCTCACTCCTCCGCACAAGTAGCTCGGGTCTTCCTAGACTTCAAGGGTTTTCAATTCATGTTGAAAAGAAAACAAACCCTTTTTCTCAAGGAAAGAGGGTTGTTTACTGTTCACTTTTTTCGTGATTACACGAAGAATCTTTCTTTGGCTTCATGAAGGTTTCAAACCACTTGCTGCTGTTCACATCTCCAAACTCACTGCCAAATTCCTCTTCTAAGACGTCTGGATTCATCGGTTTTTTATGTTCCTGCAAATCCTTACTTTTTACATGCTTTTTCGTCATGAGATGCTCCCCCCTTGTTTTCCTTGATGAGAGTTTCGGTTTGCTTGCCTGTCAATTGATTGTTCATCAAATTGAGTTTGTCCATTGTCACTTGCCATGCTTTCTGTTGGCGTCATATTATTTGTCAACGCTTCATTTTTCGCTGCTTTTCTTTTCACTACAATCAGTCCTTTTTTGACGTGTTTAGGTCTTCTTTTAATTGTTCGAATAGTTCTTTCATTTGCTTCACTGTGATGGGTTTTTCTTCTGGTTTCAGCTCGTAGCCGATTTGACCATTCGCTTCTAGCGTCGCTTTTTTGAGACTGCTGATATCGGAAATTCCTTGCTGTTTTAGACGCATTTTGAATTGGTCCCTTGTAAGCCGCGTTTTTTTCAGTTTTTGATCCAGTATTTCTCCATTTTGTAAAATCACCACAGATTTTCCTGAAACAAGTTTTTCAAAAAAATCAAATTGAATCGACAGCTTTTCCATAATAATGAGTGCAACAATAAAGATGGTCGCTGCATAAATCGTTTCAAGTAAATTATGCTCAATAAAAGGTTGAATGATTATCGACCCAATCGAAATCATAATCACGGTTTGTTGTACAGTTAATTGGCTAATGGATTTAGGTCCTGCTATTCTCAGTAGCATGGTTCCAACTAACAGCATGACGATTGCTTTCCATAACACTTCCAGCACGTCTCATTCACCTCTTATTTATAGAATGTGAACATCAACTTCAATTTAGACAGTTATATAATGGAAAATAAAAAAGCATTTCTAGAATGCTACATATGCAGGACAACCCACATATTCTTTGTCAGAGCCTTGCGCGCTGGTGTTCACAAATTAGAATTCGCTTAGGACAACTAGAATCGTGTTTTCCTAAATTTCAACTAAAAAAACAAAGGGCTAAATTAAACATCATTTTAGCCCTTTGAACACATCTGAAGCTATCCATGAGAATGCTGTTTATCCGATGATCACACGCTCTTTCGGATAATGATAATTTGCTTCGCTTTCTCTCCGCCCAATTAAGTATAAAAAGCTCGGAATCCCAATTCTACCGATAAACATCACCATCATGATGATGCACTTTCCAAATACAGTGAGATGAGACGTAATACCAAGTGATAATCCCGTTGTTCCAAATGCAGAACAAACTTCAAATAAATTTTCAAGAAGCGAGTTGTGCTCTGACAATGTCAAAAGAAACGTTGCCCCAAAAACTAAAATAAAGGCCATCATGGTCACCATCAGCGATTTGTAAATATCCGCATGATGCAGTTCCCTTTTGAAAATTTTAATCGATTTATTTCCTCGGGCAAAGTGAAAAAGAGCGAGTATGTTAAGCGCAAATGTCGTTGTCCGAATTCCGCCCCCAACCGAGCTTGGAGATGCCCCGATAAACATCAGCATACATAAAAATAAAAGCGTCGGCTCTGTCAGTTGTGTAATGTCTAATGTCGAAAGACCACCGCTTCTTGTTGCTGTTGATTGAAATAAGGAATAAAACAAAATTTCATGCCAGCTCTTTCCAAGGAAGGTAAAACGGGCTTCAAGTGCATATATCCCTAATGCTCCAACAACAACAAGTCCGCCAAACGTAATGGTCGTGATTTTTGTAAATAACGAAAATGATGCATGCTTTCGATCTTGATTAAATAAAAAATCCTTCACTTCAACGAGCACCGGAAACCCGATAGCACCGAAGATGATCAGTAGCATCGTAATAAATTGAACGAAATAATCATCTTTATATGGTATTAATGAATTCCCTGTAATATCAAAACCGCCATTGGTCGTTGCACTAATACTTGAGAAGAAGCCATGTAAAAAGGCCTCTTGCATGTCGTAATATTTAAGAAAATACACACTTAAAATCAGACCGCCTAAAAACTCAATGAGTAAAATCAAATATAAGACCTGTTTCATCAATTTAACGATTCCTGATAAGTTGCTTTGGTTTTGGTCTGCCATAATCAGCTTTCTTTCTTTTATTCCTATCCGCTTTCGCCTCACAAGCCAAACAAAAGTTCCGAGTGTCATAATTCCGATTCCGCCAATTTGCAAAACAAAAGCAAGAATCCACATTCCAGTTACGCTAAATGTCTGCGAGGTATTCACAACGGTAAGACCTGTGACACTCACAGCACTGACTGCCGTAAATAGCGCATCTATAAATGTCCATTTCACTCCTTCTTTGTGAGCCACTGGTAGACTCAGAAGAATGAATGAGACTGTGACAGCGAGAAAATAATAAAGAGCAATCAGTTGGAATGCCGATAGCCGGTCAATTAGCTTTTTCATTGGATTCATTGTAATTCCTTCTTTATCTTTCTTTTTCAATACTTTATCATTTTAATGAAAAGAAAAGTGATTTTAAAGATATTTTATGCTTTATTTTCATTTTCATCAAAAAGAAAAAAGACATCCCTTTGACAGAATGTCTTTTGTCCTACATTATTTTGCTTCAAGTCTTCTAATTCTTTCGTTTAAATCAGGGTGTGTTGAGAAAAGAGATGCTTTTCTTTTTCCGCTGATTTTCAGTGTAGCTACTGCTGTTTGATCGTCATCTTTAATTCTTGACGTATATGCTTTAAGTGAGCGAAGCGCATGAATCATTTTGTCTTTTCCAGCAAGGTCAGCACCGCCGCGGTCTGCGTGGAATTCACGATGTCTAGAATAAGCAAACACGACAAGGCTTCCTAGAATTGAGAAGATGATCTGAAAAACGATCACAGCGATAAAGTGGACAATTGGCACAAGCTCTTCACGAGAGACGAAACGACTTGCGATCCATGCCGCAATTCTTGAAAGGAAGACAACAAACGTGTTGACAATTCCTTGCAGTAACGTCATCGTCACCATGTCACCGTTCGCAATGTGGGCCACTTCGTGCGCAATAACACCTTCAACTGCTGCATCATCCATTTCATGAAGCAATCCAGTGGATACTGCAACAAGTGATCTTCTCTTAGATGGACCTGTCGCAAAAGCATTTACTTCAGATGATTGATAAATACCAACCTCAGGCATTTTAGAAAGGCCTGCTGCTCTAGATAATCTGTGTACACGATCTACAAGCTGCTGCTCATCATATGTTAACGTATCCTTTTCAGGATTTAACACACGTACGCCCATCATCATTTTCGCCATCCAACGAGACATTGCTAATGACATAAAGGATCCAACAAAACCGACAACCGCACTGAACACAAGAAGCACTACTATATTAATTCTACCGTCTGCTCCTATATACGAACCAACACCAGTTGCTGCACTAATAACCGAAAGAACAATACCAATCGTAGTGATAACAAGAATGTTCGTTAATATAAACAGAAATATTCTTTTACCCATACATAACCTCCGCTGTCAAATTAAGTTCAAATGAACTTATTAATAAAATTATAAAAATAATCAGCTCAAATTGCAAGGAAAAGGAATCGTTTGCTATGTTGATCGTAACAGTTTGAGCCCCGTTTCTTCAAATGTTTACACCATATCTTCACATAAAAAGTGAACAAATGGTGACACCTGTCATGCTCTTTCGTTTATTTTGCATTTTCAACAAAAAGAGATTATGATGTTGAATTAGATCAATAATCACGTTTTTTGACGTACAAATGAGGTGGAACATGGTTGCTTTTAAATTAACGAGAATTGACATGACGAGACTTCTTTATTCTCTAAAAGGAGAGGGAGATCTGACTCCGCTTCAGCTTTTGAATTCAACTGTAAAAAACGATCAGCAGCATGAATATGACGAGTTAAAGGTCCCTTCGTTCTTTCAGAAGCTCGAACGGCGGAAACAAAAATCAGAACATGGGCTCTCAACGAATGAAATCGTTGAATTAGGTAACCTTTGCGAGCTGACTTCTCTTAAATCAACTGCTATTCAAAACTGGATCAAACGTGATATTAAAGATATGATTGGTCATCCAGAGCTTGGCAAGAAGTACTCTATTGATCAGGTTGTTATATTATTAATTGTCAGAGATTTAAAATCTGTTTTTGACTTTGATACCATTCGCATGATCTTATCTGCCTTATTTAACACGATTACAGATCGATCTGATGATATTATTAGTCCAATGCGTTTTTATGAAGCATATGCGCACGTCCTTGATTTTATTTATCACCATACAAATTTTCCATTAAAGGAAACCAATTTACGGGCGATAACAGAAGAACAAACAGACAAGCTCCATGAACAATTTAGCGAATTGACAAAGAATCAATGGAACTTGATCAAAGGCATCATCAGCTCTACAGTCTTCTCTGTTTTCACTTCTCATCTTCAAAGTACAGCACAAGAAATGATGTTCAATGCGCTACAGCATAAAAAAACATGAATATGAGCCGTGGTGATTTGAATTTGATTACCTCGGTTTTTTGTACAGCAATTGCCAGCATAATAAAAGCCAGATATTTTCAAAATAAGAAGGCGTCATTAACATAAGGTGAAAGGAGGAATATCACAATGGCAAATCGAAATCAACTTCTTGTTCCTGGAGTAGAACAAGCATTGGATCAATTTAAATACGAGATCGCTCAAGAATTTGGCGTAACTCTTGGTTCAGATACAGTCGCACGTGCAAACGGTTCTGTTGGTGGTGAAATCACAAAAAGACTCGTACAGCAGGCTCAAGCACAAATGGGAAATCAATCTAAATAAAGACATGGTGAAATACGCCGGATCTATTCTGGCGTTTTTTTTATTGTTCATATGTGTGCTGAGCCGAATCTTTGCGATAAGATGATGGCGAGTCTTTTTCTTTTCGCTTCAGCTCATCTCTTTTTCGTTCACCGTACGGATGCTTCTGACCGATATCGTTTTTTTTTGCTCGGTTCTTTGCTTCGTCACGTGATTTGTCGACTTGATGTCTTTTTTCATCAAGGTAAGAGGAATGATTTTTTTTTTGATCTTTGTCTATAGATGTGTCTTTTTCATCCTTATCAATCTTTTCAATGCTTTCATCGTCAGGCTTTTTTGGCTGAGGTTTCTGAACAGCCCCTTGCTCTTCCCTCTCTAATTCCTTCTGCTCTTTCTCTTCTGTAGGAACCTCTTTATCATGATTGTTGTCATTGTTTTCGCCTGTCGTTATGTCTTCTTGCTCACCTTTGTCCTCTTGATCTTGATGTTTCTGATCTTGCTCAGGCTCTTCTTCTTTGACAGCTTCGTCATTTACAGCATCTTCATCCTGTTTCATGTCTTCTTGTTCTTGGTCTTGCAGTTCTTTATTTCTAATATATGTTCCTGTTGAGATGCCTGCTTTTTGCGCTTTTTCTCTTGTTTCAAGGTCACCTTCTACCGCCTCAAGTTTGTAATTGCGTTTTTGATATTCATCCGAAATGGTATCTATTTTGTTTTTGATGTTAGTTTTATATGTATGATCTTGCATGTTTTCATAAACCGTTGAAATATAAATGTTTCTTGATTGATTGATGTATCCTTTTTTATCACAATCGTCTATGATTTCTTGCACGACCTTCGTCATGTCCGTTTTTTCCCAATCCTTCATACTAGCAAGCACATTTTTAGCCTCTTGATTCAGCGGTGTGACCCCAATCACCTGATAATAGTGATCGAGCTTCAGCTCAAAGCTAGGGTTAATATCAATGGTCATATAAGCATATGCTTTTTGACTTGAGAAAGATGGCATCATAGCAAAAATCACGACAATAATGGCTGCTATGGATAGAATTCCAGCATTTAGCGGACGTAAACGGAGCAGATCAAAAAAACCGGCTCTTTTCCTTTCGAGACGTGATTCATTAGGAAACGTCACTTCTTGACCAATTTCATAATCTTGCTGTTCATACTTTGTCCGTAGAAATTGTCCATCAGGGGTCAGCAGTGTGACATATTTTTTGTTTTTCTCTACTATAATGCCTCTTCTCATGAATTAAGCACCCCTTTAAGGTAATCTTTCAAATACACATAATCACCAGTCATAATGATCGCCATAGCAATAATATATTTTCTATTTCTTTCAATCGTTTTGCGGCTGACTTCAACTAACTTTTCTAGCTGTTTGACTGGTAATTGTTTTTTCTGAAATAAAATTATTTTTAGTTCATCGTGTTTGACAAGTGTATAGGCTACTTTAATTGCATTTTGCCTAGCATCTGCATGTTTTGGTGAATGCTCAAGCAATTCTTGAAACGTAAGACCGTATACCTTTAATCGTTCTTTAAAATGTTCAATTTCTTCTCTTCTGTTTTCTTGTTCAACTAAACGTCTGTATTCATCTGCAGAAAGCTCTGCTTCAATCATGCTTTGAGAGTATTCGCCATTCTCACTTTCTTGCAAGTCCATTTGAATGGTAGGCGCATTTCTTGCTTCTTTCCGAATATAGTCTATGACTTTTCTTTTAATAATTAATTCCGCAAAAGCTAAGAGTGAGTTTCCTTTTTCGGATGAATATTTTTCTATTGCTTCATTAAAGGCGATTAAGCCTATGCTGAATTCGTCATCTTTTTCATCTATATATCGTTTGCAAACGGATGAAACCGTCTTAGCGACAAATGGTTTGTATTGCTCTATCAATGCATTTTGCAGTTCTACATCGCCTTGTTGGATACTGATAGCAGACTGCTCTAATGTTTGCTTTTTCTTTCCTTTAAACAAAAGGCTAAGCAATGGTTTCACCTCAGTTCTCCCTATATTACTCATTTATGATAGCTAATTTATGAGGGAAGCGCAAAGGAAGAAATGAGGAATTCATTTCCTGTTTCTCAAATATGACAAGTATTTCTTTGTCTACTTTACAACGTTTCGTCTATAAGCAAAGAAATAAGGGGGTATTCCCCCTTATTTGTAATATGTGTGTTATGAAAATGAAATGATATTTCTTTCAAAAACCCTACTCTTCCAAGCGTACCTCCTGTTTCTCCTCGTTCTTTTGCCCACCTTTTCTTGATGGATTCGATAAAAACCAGCCAAATGCCGCAATTGCGATCAGGACTGTCCAAAAGATTGCTTTCCATAACGTTGAATGAATAAAATGTGAAGAGATCACCCCTATGGCAGGATGGGAGAGTGTATAAAGCATCAGCTTTACTCCAACCCAGCCGACAATTACGAATGCAGCTGTTTCTAGGCTTGGTCTTGTTTGCAGTAGTTTCACAAATACAGTCGCTGCAAAACGCATGATGACAAGACCAATGACCCCCCCTAAAAGAATCACGATAAATTGACCACCGTCAAGACCTCCAATTTGTGGAAGACTGGTTTTAGGAAGTGTCACCGCTAAGGCGACAGCTGCTAAAATTGAGTCTACTGCAAATGCAATATCAGCGAGTTCCACTTTGACCACTGTTGCCCAAAACCCACTTTGCTTGATGTTTGTTTCCGTTTCATTTTTCTTAAACACATGAGACTTCAAAATATGGTAAATTGAAATATAAAGAAGATAAATTGCACCAATGGCTTGAACTTGCCAAACATCTACTAAAAACGAAATGAGAAACAGAGAACCAAATCGCATGACGAATGCGCCTGCAAGTCCGTAAAATAATGCCTTTTTCCTTTGTTTTTCAGGAAGGTGTTTGACCATGACAGCCATAACTAGCGCATTATCAGCTGCTAGTATCCCTTCTAATCCAATCAATACGAGAAGAACCCACCCGTATTCTAAAATAAATGCAGCATCCATCATCATTCCTCCTTGTTTTATCTATTGTCCCACAACAGGCAAAGGCTTATGAATGCAAAAAGACCTTTGCCTGTAATGGCAAAGGTCTTGCTAGACATGTGATATGTAAATCATGCCAACAAAGCCGATGGAACGTAAGTCCATGTAATGACGACTTTGTTTCCGGTAAAAAACCGGACGCTACTCCCCTTTGGTGGGATTTAAGAATATTTAGATTACTTTTATCATAATCAATAGGCATGGGATTGTCAACAAATATCTTTGTCTATGAATGACTTACAAATCAGACGGTTGGTTTTTCTTCTTTTTTTCTTCGTTTCAGACATATATATATAGCGAAGAGTAGAATCACACCTAACCCAATAGGCAACAGGTATTGATCTAAAACCGCTCCCACCTCTTTCCAATTCTCACCAAGCATCACACCTAGATACACATACACGAAAGTAATTGGCGTAATGGCCAAAAATGTATACAAGCAAAATACCCACACATTCATCTTCGCAATACCGCATGGGATGGAAATAAGGGTTCTCACTCCCGGAATAAATCGACCGCTAAATGCGACGAAACCGCCATGCTTTTCAAAAAAAGCATCAGATTTATCAAGCGACTCAGGTTTCACAAAAAAATATTTCCCATATTTATTTAAAAATGGTCTACCTCCATAACGCCCTAACCAATACAAGGTCAAAGGACCAACGACACCGCCTAATGAACCGGCAGCCACAACGCCGATTAAAGCCATATCCCCTTCTGATACCCAGTATCCTGCTAGAGGCAAAACCACTTCAGCAGGAACAAATTCAATGCATAATGCTAGAAAGATGCCGAAATAAGACAAATTCTTAAAAGCATCTGCCAAAGAAATCATAAAATCTTCGATGTTTATCAATCCCTTTCACACATAATCAATCTGACAAGTCATATAGTTGATAGAACCAAGCCACATATTAAACGAATCAAAACCGAAAAACGATTCATTTTTCATTGGTTTTTTACATTAAATTTGATTTTACTATAAACAGCGGATGAAAAAAATGCGGGTGGTTCTTTTTAAGTGAAGGAAAAGTGAACACAAATCCATTTGAGCCGATATATAAAGTATATGTATGTTTTTAGGATACAGGAGGTTTTTTAACATGACACATTTAACAGGAAGCTACAACGGATGGCTTGTCTTTCTGTCAGTCACAGTCGCCGCTGTCGCCTCCTACTCAGCTCTTCATTTAGCGAGCAGAGTGATTCAGTCAAGCGGTGCAAAAAAAAACGGATGGCTTGTGATTGGTGCACTTGTGATGGGAGTAGGTATTTGGTCGATGCATTTCATCGGCATGATGGCCTTACACTTACGTTCAGGCATCACATATGAAACTCCATTATTGA includes the following:
- a CDS encoding TerC family protein; translation: MDAAFILEYGWVLLVLIGLEGILAADNALVMAVMVKHLPEKQRKKALFYGLAGAFVMRFGSLFLISFLVDVWQVQAIGAIYLLYISIYHILKSHVFKKNETETNIKQSGFWATVVKVELADIAFAVDSILAAVALAVTLPKTSLPQIGGLDGGQFIVILLGGVIGLVIMRFAATVFVKLLQTRPSLETAAFVIVGWVGVKLMLYTLSHPAIGVISSHFIHSTLWKAIFWTVLIAIAAFGWFLSNPSRKGGQKNEEKQEVRLEE
- a CDS encoding alpha/beta-type small acid-soluble spore protein, producing MANRNQLLVPGVEQALDQFKYEIAQEFGVTLGSDTVARANGSVGGEITKRLVQQAQAQMGNQSK
- a CDS encoding DUF1836 domain-containing protein, with product MVAFKLTRIDMTRLLYSLKGEGDLTPLQLLNSTVKNDQQHEYDELKVPSFFQKLERRKQKSEHGLSTNEIVELGNLCELTSLKSTAIQNWIKRDIKDMIGHPELGKKYSIDQVVILLIVRDLKSVFDFDTIRMILSALFNTITDRSDDIISPMRFYEAYAHVLDFIYHHTNFPLKETNLRAITEEQTDKLHEQFSELTKNQWNLIKGIISSTVFSVFTSHLQSTAQEMMFNALQHKKT
- a CDS encoding anti-sigma factor domain-containing protein, producing the protein MRRGIIVEKNKKYVTLLTPDGQFLRTKYEQQDYEIGQEVTFPNESRLERKRAGFFDLLRLRPLNAGILSIAAIIVVIFAMMPSFSSQKAYAYMTIDINPSFELKLDHYYQVIGVTPLNQEAKNVLASMKDWEKTDMTKVVQEIIDDCDKKGYINQSRNIYISTVYENMQDHTYKTNIKNKIDTISDEYQKRNYKLEAVEGDLETREKAQKAGISTGTYIRNKELQDQEQEDMKQDEDAVNDEAVKEEEPEQDQKHQDQEDKGEQEDITTGENNDNNHDKEVPTEEKEQKELEREEQGAVQKPQPKKPDDESIEKIDKDEKDTSIDKDQKKNHSSYLDEKRHQVDKSRDEAKNRAKKNDIGQKHPYGERKRDELKRKEKDSPSSYRKDSAQHTYEQ
- the sigI gene encoding RNA polymerase sigma factor SigI gives rise to the protein MKPLLSLLFKGKKKQTLEQSAISIQQGDVELQNALIEQYKPFVAKTVSSVCKRYIDEKDDEFSIGLIAFNEAIEKYSSEKGNSLLAFAELIIKRKVIDYIRKEARNAPTIQMDLQESENGEYSQSMIEAELSADEYRRLVEQENRREEIEHFKERLKVYGLTFQELLEHSPKHADARQNAIKVAYTLVKHDELKIILFQKKQLPVKQLEKLVEVSRKTIERNRKYIIAMAIIMTGDYVYLKDYLKGVLNS
- a CDS encoding DedA family protein yields the protein MISLADAFKNLSYFGIFLALCIEFVPAEVVLPLAGYWVSEGDMALIGVVAAGSLGGVVGPLTLYWLGRYGGRPFLNKYGKYFFVKPESLDKSDAFFEKHGGFVAFSGRFIPGVRTLISIPCGIAKMNVWVFCLYTFLAITPITFVYVYLGVMLGENWKEVGAVLDQYLLPIGLGVILLFAIYICLKRRKKEEKPTV